The Pyrenophora tritici-repentis strain M4 chromosome 3, whole genome shotgun sequence genome has a window encoding:
- a CDS encoding RTX toxins and related Ca2+-binding protein gives MFTKAIVIFFAGLAAAQKHAPVGEPKGNPISKPLNEIVPACKPFTITWEPTTPNTVSILLLKGPSTNVVKFGPALAEGIANSGTLSWTPSSDLEETATAQGYGIQIIDDVTGQYQYSTQFGISKKECGAASSAPVSTPAASTPAASTPAPVTSTAAGATPMAPHPTTTICTTAGPYANATVVVPVGTGSMTLSPSASMPGNATTSHPPEVTVNAASGVQAGLTFAGAVAAMAMMI, from the exons ATGTTCACCAAGGCTATTGTCATCTTCTTCGCCGGCCTGGCCGCTGCGCAAAAGCATGCTCCCGTTGGCGAGCCCAAGGGCAACCCCATCTCCAAGCCTTTGAACGAG ATTGTCCCCGCCTGCAAGCCCTTTACCATCACCTGGGAGCCAACCACCCCCAACACCGTCTCCATCTTGCTCCTCAAGGGTCCCTCCACCAACGTAGTCAAGTTTGGtcctgctctcgctgagGGTATCGCCAACAGCGGAACCTTGAGCTGGACCCCTTCTTCCGACCTCGAGGAGACCGCTACCGCTCAGGGTTACGGAATCCAGATCATCGACGATGTCACTGGCCAGTACCAATACTCCACCCAGTTCGGTATCTCGAAGAAAGAATGCGGTGCCGCTTCCAGCGCTCCTGTCTCCACCCCCGCTGCCAGCACTCCTGCTGCCAGCACCCCTGCGCCCGTCACGAGCACCGCCGCCGGCGCCACCCCCATGGCTCCTCACCCAACCACCACCATCTGCACCACTGCTGGCCCTTACGCAAACGCCACCGTTGTTGTTCCCGTTGGCACTGGTTCCATGACTCTTTCTCCCTCTGCTTCCATGCCCGGCAACGCCACTACCTCGCACCCTCCCGAGGTCACTGTCAACGCCGCCTCTGGTGTCCAGGCCGGCCTCACCTTCGCCGGTGCCGTTGCCGCCATGGCCATGATGATCTAA
- a CDS encoding TT-ORF1 multi-domain protein — protein MACLPFIPAFPEHCTFLSPEEKTLMLQRIQADGGHVSSDEISLSKALHYLKDWKIWTGVIMNLAVTEAANSLSNFQPTILKGLGYTATSAQIHTIPVYLVGAAFSVVLSHMSTRLDARFPFYLLGACVLATGLVVEITTPLHLHYSAKIRYMGMFFIASGAYLAMPISIIWTSINCTNGYKRAVAITAIINFGTAGAFG, from the exons ATGGCGTGTTTGCCATTTATCCCAGCGTTCCCGGAACACTGCACTTTTCTGTCGCCAGAGGAGAAGACGCTGATGCTCCAACGCATCCAGGCAGATGGTGGTCATGTCTCTTCAGACGAGATATCCCTCTCCAAAGCCCTACATTACCTCAAAGACTGGAAGATCTGGACTGG CGTAATCATGAACCTAGCCGTAACCGAAGCCGCAAACTCCCTCTCAAACTTCCAACCCACCATCCTCAAAGGCCTAGGCTACACGGCTACATCGGCCCAAATTCACACAATCCCCGTCTATCTCGTCGGCGCCGCCTTCTCCGTCGTCCTCTCGCACATGTCCACCCGTCTAGACGCCCGCTTCCCCTTCTACCTCCTCGGCGCCTGCGTCCTCGCTACCGGTCTCGTTGTCGAAATCACCACGCCACTGCACCTCCACTACTCTGCCAAAATCCGCTACATGGGCATGTTCTTCATCGCCAGCGGCGCCTACCTCGCTATGCCCATCAGCATAATCTGGACAAGCATCAACTGCACTAACGGCTACAAGCGCGCCGTAGCCATAACCGCAATTATAAACTTTGGCACTGCTGGCGCGTTT GGATAA
- a CDS encoding MFS-1 domain containing protein, translating into MADTTSSAEKGVLVQSTSLSPSPTQPHTFDPTAERRLLRKLDLRILPILWLLYLVNFIDRANIGNAKIQGMESALALKKQRFNIAVWVFNLGYLVAGIPLQILFKHYGPKSLCVMMFCWGITVIGCGLVKTWEQLVVCRLLEGIAESAFIAGSAYLIGAYYRKREFLDR; encoded by the exons ATGGCAGACACAACATCTTCCGCCGAAAAAGGCGTTCTGGTTCAAAGCACATCTCTCTCGCCCTCCCCAACGCAACCACACACTTTCGACCCCACCGCCGAGCGCCGCCTCCTCCGGAAACTTGACCTCAGAATTCTCCCCATACTATGGCTCCTCTACCTTGTAAACTTCATTGACCG CGCAAACATCGGCAATGCGAAAATACAAGGCATGGAGTCCGCCCTCGCCCTCAAAAAACAACGTTTCAATATCGCAGTCTGGGTCTTCAACCTCGGCTACCTGGTCGCCGGCATACCGCTTCAAATCCTTTTCAAGCACTACGGCCCCAAGAGCCTATGTGTCATGATGTTCTGCTGGGGCATCACCGTCATCGGATGCGGACTTGTCAAGACGTGGGAGCAACTCGTTGTATGTCGATTACTGGAGGGGATTGCTGAGTCTGCGTTTATTGCGGGTTCGGCGTATTTGATCGGCGCATATTACAGGAAGAGGGAGTTTTTGGACAG GTGA
- a CDS encoding CDC14, protein-tyrosine phosphatase: MSYLLHGSTTHTGMGWLDLVPNTSSRLYIGGLYALYQTDLVEAANITHVLSVIDYEVLVGDKLKGLEHFHIRAEDHPNENLLQYFDAGIRFIESALDHPTNPNSKPGAIFVHCAMGKSRSATLVCAYLIRKHGVPPAQALRQLCEGRPICEPNVGFTEQLEVWARMCGTNDDRDKKRIYKEWENNRFTGEVWEWEKRGREVAKL, translated from the exons ATGTCCTACCTCCTCCACGGCAGCACCACCCACACCGGCATGGGCTGGCTCGACCTAGTCCCCAACACAAGCTCTCGCCTCTACATCGGCGGGTTATACGCTCTCTATCAAACCGATCTAGTAGAAGCAGCGAATATAACTCATGTGTTGAGTGTGATTGATTATGAGGTTTTGGTTGGTGACAAGTTGAAGGGGTTGGAACA TTTCCACATCAGAGCAGAAGATCACCCAAACGAAAACCTTCTCCAATACTTTGACGCTGGCATCCGGTTCATAGAGTCTGCCCTAGATCACCCCACCAACCCTAATTCAAAACCCGGCGCAATCTTCGTACACTGCGCAATGGGAAAATCCCGATCCGCAACTCTAGTCTGTGCCTACCTCATCCGGAAACATGGGGTTCCCCCCGCGCAGGCGCTGCGGCAGTTGTGTGAGGGACGACCGATTTGCGAGCCCAATGTCGGGTTTACCGAGCAACTAGAAGTTTGGGCAAGGATGTGTGGTACCAATGACGATAGGGATAAGAAGAGGATATATAAAGAGTGGGAGAATAATAGGTTTACAGGCGAGGTTTGGGAGTGGGAGAAACGGGGGAGGGAGGTTGCCAAACTCTAG
- a CDS encoding ProP, Permease major facilitator superfamily: MDAKDNGVTHVPDKEVAYPSEKEPVTTYPSEKEAGYAPEHIADAGARRESVAHNIVENPLTRQTKAQCVAAAEAWAVKHGLEGEAALFGKAALVARDPERFEMLTDINEEERSALIYERDHKWNGPVMLWYSIGLCAIGAATQGWDQTGSNGANLSFPEEFGINQGAKNEWIVGLINAIIFLTAGLIGAFIVDPLNKYLGRRGEICLTAVCLTLTPIGSACAQSWQGLFAARFVMGIGIGAKNATVPIYSAEMAPHRIRGALVMFWQLWVVIGIFLGFCANVIVKDVPKIAWRLQLGSAFIPSFILMIGIYFCPESPRWLMKHGHVAKGYRSMARLRSHPIIAARDYYYSYVIYETELAVARGAGYFDRLWDCFRVPRIRRANYGASTVMLAQQMCGINIISFYSSTIFTDVGYTNDQALYASLGYGAIQVVFTIPTLFLIDTKGRRTLCMWTFPLMCIFLLAAGLSLLQPETASRGAKIGPVVLFVYLFTICYSLGEGPVAFQYSAEVFPTIQREQGMAWAVCINNTFAGILSLTFPRMRTVMTSTGAFGFYAGLNLIAWFMIFCFVRETKQLTLEELDQVFSVPTKSYLKYEITESVPYFFNHTIMRRNVPKPPPIIEKGYAADTLPTA; encoded by the exons ACAACGGCGTCACCCACGTTCCCGACAAGGAGGTCGCCTACCCTTCTGAGAAGGAGCCCGTTACTACTTACCCGTCTGAGAAGGAGGCTGGCTATGCACCTGAGCACATTGCTGATGCAGGCGCCCGCCGCGAGTCTGTTGCTCACAACATCGTCGAGAACCCTCTGACTCGCCAAACCAAGGCTCAATGTGTCGCCGCAGCAGAGGCATGGGCTGTCAAGCACGGTTTGGAAGGCGAAGCTGCTCTCTTTGGCAAGGCTGCTCTGGTTGCCCGCGACCCTGAACGCTTTGAGATGCTCACCGACATCAACGAGGAAGAGCGCAGTGCTCTAATCTACGAGCGCGACCACAAGTGGAACGGCCCAGTCATGCTGTGGTACTCGATCGGTCTGTGTGCCATTGGTGCCGCCACCCAGGGATGGGACCAGACTGGTTCCAACGGAGCCAACTTGTCTTTCCCCGAGGAGTTTGGTATCAACCAGGGAGCCAAGAACGAGTGGATCGTTGGTCTCATCAACGCCATCATCTTCTTGACTGCCGGTCTCATCGGTGCCTTCATTGTTGACCCCCTAAACAAGTACTTGGGTCGTAGGGGCGAGATCTGCCTCACTGCAGTCTGCCTCACCCTCACTCCAATCGGCTCCGCATGCGCCCAATCATGGCAGGGACTGTTTGCTGCACGCTTTGTCATGGGTATTGGCATTGGTGCCAAGAACGCCACTGTGCCCATCTACTCTGCTGAAATGGCCCCGCATCGAATTCGAGGTGCTTTGGTCATGTTCTGGCAGCTATGGGTTGTCATTG GTATTTTCCTCGGTTTCTGTGCCAATGTCATCGTCAAGGACGTTCCCAAGATTGCATGGCGTCTCCAGCTTGGCTCGGCCTTCATTCCTTCGTTCATTCTCATGATCGGCATCTACTTCTGCCCTGA GTCTCCTCGATGGCTGATGAAGCACGGTCACGTCGCCAAGGGCTACCGCTCCATGGCGCGCCTCCGTTCGCACCCCATCATTGCTGCCCGAGACTACTACTACTCGTACGTCATCTACGAGACCGAACTCGCCGTTGCACGTGGAGCTGGTTACTTTGATCGTCTGTGGGACTGCTTCCGTGTGCCGCGCATCAGGCGTGCCAACTACGGCGCTTCGACTGTCATGTTGGCGCAGCAGATGTGTGGTATCAACATCATCTCCTTCTACAGTTCGACTATCTTCACCGATGTCGGTTACACTAACGACCAGGCCCTGTACGCGTCTCTCGGTTACGGTGCCATCCAGGTCGTCTTTACGATTCCCACGTTGTTTCTCATCGATACCAAGGGCCGTAGAACGCTTTGCATGTGGACCTTCCCTCTGATGTGCATCTTCTTGTTGGCCGCTGGTTTGTCTCTTCTTCAGCCAGAGACTGCAAGCCGAGGTGCTAAGATTGGCCCCGTGGTTCTGTTCGTCTACCTTTTCACCATTTGCTACTCGCTTGGAGAAGGCCCAGTCGCGTTCCAGTACTCTGCCGAGGTTTTCCCCACTATTCAGCGTGAACAGGGCATGGCTTGGGCTGTGTGCATCAACAACACCTTCGCCGGTATTTTGTCGCTCACCTTCCCGCGTATGCGCACTGTCATGACCTCAACGGGTGCTTTTGGTTTCTATGCCGGACTCAACCTTATTGCTTGGTTCATGATCTTCTGTTTCGTCCGCGAGACCAAGCAGCTCACGCTGGAAGAGTTGGACCAGGTCTTCAGTGTGCCGACCAAGAGCTACCTCAAGTACGAGATTACCGAGTCTGTGCCATACTTCTTCAACCACACCATCATGCGCCGGAATGTCCCCAAGCCACCGCCGATCATTGAGAAGGGCTACGCTGCCGATACTCTGCCAACGGCCTAA
- a CDS encoding glucan 1,3-beta-glucosidase precursor: MVRHWTSVALGLLAISTNASPVQNMKRAPMFDYNGQKVRGVNTGGWFVLEPWITPSMFEGNSAKDEFSLAGAIGKDAAQKKLQDHWNSWITQDDFNQMAAAGLNHVRIPIGYWSVIPREGDPYLQGAYQKLGEALDWAQAAGLKVMIDLHGAPNSQNGFDNSGRLGSVGWGQGDTVAYTIKVLNKIRDDHASHPAVSAIELLNEPLGPNLDMNTVRQFYMDGWGNLKDSNVAITFHDAFQGVTSWGNWGAGMWNLMLDTHHYEIFDNNAVAMSPDQHIKTACDFGKQMASTGKWTIAGEWTGGITDCAKWLNGKDKGARYDGTFGGSKVGDCTGKSTGTVAGLSNDDKYNIGRFIEAQLDAYEKASGWIFWTWKTEGAPEWDMKDLLANGLFPQPLTARKYPGQCN, translated from the exons ATGGTTCGGCATTGGACTTCCGTGGCCCTTGGCCTGCTTGCCATCAGCACAAACGCGTCTCCCGTTCAAAACATGAAGCGCGCACCCATGTTCGACTACAACGGCCAGAAGGTTCGTGGTGTAAACACGGGCGGATGGTTCGTGCTCGAGCCCTGGATCACCCCCAGCATGTTCGAGGGCAACAGCGCAAAGGATGAGTTCTCGCTCGCCGGCGCAATCGGTAAGGATGCGGCGCAGAAGAAACTCCAAGACCACTGGAATTCGTGGATTACCCAAGACGACTTCAACCAGATGGCTGCTGCTGGATTGAACCATGTCAGAATCCCCATCGGCTACTGGAGTGTTATCCCACGAGAGGGCGACCCGTACCTACAAGGAGCTTACCAGAAGCTTGGAGAGGCACTTGACTGGGCGCAGGCTGCTGGCCTCAAGGTCATGATTGACCTTCATGGTGCACCCAACTCGCAAAACGGCTTCGACAACTCGGGAAGATTGGGCAGCGTTGGCTGGGGCCAGGGCGATACGGTCGCATACACCATCAAAGTGCTTAACAAGATCCGTGACGACCACGCATCACATCCTGCTGTCTCGGCCATTGAGCTTCTGAACGAGCCTTTGGGCCCCAACCTAGACATGAACACTGTTCGACAATTTTACATGGATGGCTGGGGCAACCTCAAGGACTCCAACGTCGCTATCACCTTCCACGATGCCTTCCAAGGTGTGACATCGTGGGGTAACTGGGGCGCGGGAATGTGGAACTTGATGCTCGACACGCACCACTACGAGATCTTTGACAACAACGCTGTGGCCATGTCACCTGACCAGCACATCAAGACAGCCTGCGACTTTGGTAAGCAGATGGCATCAACTGGCAAGTGGACTATTGCCGGCGAGTGGACGGGTGGAATTACGGATTGCGCAAAGTGGTTGAACGGCAAAGACAAGGGCGCGCGTTACGACGGTACCTTTGGCGGATCCAAGGTCGGTGACTGCACTGGCAAGTCTACTGGCACTGTGGCTGGATTGTCGAATGACGACAAGTACAACATCGGGCGTTTCATCGAGGCGCAGCTTGACGCCTACGAGAAGGCTAGTGGGTGGATTTTCTGGACGTGGAAGACCGAGGGTGCTCCTGAATGGGACATGAAGGATCTTTTGGCCAACGGCCTTTTCCCTCAACCGCTAACGGCGCGAAAGT ACCCTGGCCAATGCAACTAA
- a CDS encoding Abhydrolase-3 multi-domain protein, with product MWFFHGGGFCTGTASFHPWFSTTSLRRAKAKHAIIISVNYPLGPKGTYTDIYIALQDFLLWYKHDGSFDARYESWPAWLLAQHPQQTYTIDKSSVYVEAKSAGTYAAVTTLSLNAKRDVGTAIPINAALFRSPMLAHYKRDILQPDAVSTYMGHDMPFSHITAHVEKIRGTITALEVLGVSPTCVARPPPKGMVFA from the exons ATGTGGTTTTTCCATGGAGGCGGATTT TGCACCGGCACCGCATCCTTCCACCCCTGGTTCTCTACCACTTCCCTCCGCCGCGCCAAAGCAAAACACGCCATCATCATCTCCGTAAACTACCCCCTCGGCCCCAAAGGAACTTACACAGACATTTACATCGCCCTCCAAGATTTTCTGCTCTGGTACAAACACGACGGTTCTTTCGACGCCCGCTACGAATCCTGGCCAGCTTGGCTCCTCGCCCAACACCCCCAGCAAACCTACACCATCGACAAATCCAGCGTCTACGTCGAAGCTAAAAGCGCAGGTACCTACGCCGCTGTGACAACCCTCTCGCTCAACGCGAAGAGAGACGTTGGAACGGCCATACCTATTAACGCAGCTCTGTTCCGCTCTCCCATGCTGGCGCACTATAAACGCGATATCCTTCAGCCAGACGCGGTGTCAACGTACATGGGCCACGACATGCCCTTCTCACACATCACTGCACACGTCGAAAAGATACGCGGGACAATCACGGCGCTCGAAGTCCTAGGCGTGTCACCCACATGTGTCGCTCGTCCACCACCAAAGGGGATGGTTTTTGCTTAA
- a CDS encoding SKN1, Beta-glucanase-Beta-glucan synthetase, with protein MVRGVISAAVAAAALAGTALAGAKCTKDNHCPQDTPCCSLYGDCGVGAFCLGGCDPLMSHSFDSCVPGPVCKSGKYSLDSLDDVQTIDNYLGDASKVNWQSQGKPTIYTDPKNGEKSTLLTMAQGTVGTLLASTYYVWYGKICSKIGSAQGKGVVTAFILMSDVKDEIDYEWVGADTANVQSNFYSQGVTVYTNGKNLTVPDGNTVEEMHEYCIDWSEDSLIWSINGDKQRTLNRKDTWNSTSRRFDYPQTPARIMLSLWPAGLPTNEPGTVAWAGGEIDWNSPYMINGYYAARFQEVTVDCYDPPSGAQVKGKKTYKYTDKAGTNNTVAITDDYVVLGSLMGTGENPGKPIKSGDPKPTQSVAMVPGGNPGGGAGREVETSGAAAQGGSGAQQTAAAGNGGSSSGQFIQGGSSNGGSTGAATVVQPGLGRMGGSICAIVVAILGLMAL; from the exons ATGGTTCGGGGTGTCATCTCAGCCGCCGTCGCTGCGGCCGCGCTCGCAGGCACAGCTCTTGCCGGAGCAAAATGCACAAAGGATAACCACTGCCCTCAGGATACTCCCTGCTGCTCTT TGTATGGCGATTGTGGTGTCGGTGCTTTCTGCCTCGGTGGATGCGACCCGCTCATGTCGCACTCGTTCGACTCGTGCGTTCCCGGTCCCGTATGCAAGTCGGGGAAATACAGCCTCGACAGTCTCGACGATGTTCAGACCATTGACAACTACCTCGGCGATGCATCAAAAGTCAACTGGCAGTCGCAGGGCAAGCCCACCATCTACACCGACCCCAAGAATGGAGAGAAGTCGACCCTCCTGACCATGGCACAGGGTACTGTGGGAACCCTGTTGGCGTCGACATATTACGTGTGGTACGGAAAGATTTGCTCCAAGATCGGCTCAGCCCAGGGCAAGGGCGTCGTCACGGCCTTCATCCTTATGTCGGATGTCAAGGACGAAATCGACTACGAATGGGTTGGTGCCGACACTGCAAATGTCCAGTCCAACTTTTACTCACAGGGTGTGACAGTGT ACACAAACGGCAAGAACCTCACTGTACCTGACGGTAACACCGTTGAAGAAATGCACGAATACTGCATTGATTGGTCCGAAGATAGTCTCATCTGGTCTATCAACGGCGACAAACAACGCACCCTGAACCGCAAGGACACCTGGAACTCAACCTCGAGACGCTTCGACTACCCACAAACACCTGCGCGTATCATGCTTTCCCTCTGGCCTGCTGGTCTTCCCACCAACGAACCAGGTACCGTCGCCTGGGCAGGAGGAGAAATCGACTGGAACTCACCCTACATGATCAACGGATACTACGCCGCACGTTTCCAGGAAGTCACCGTCGACTGCTATGACCCACCATCCGGCGCCCAGGTCAAGGGCAAGAAGACGTACAAGTACACAGACAAGGCTGGTACCAACAACACCGTCGCCATCACTGATGACTATGTCGTTCTGGGCTCACTCATGGGTACTGGTGAGAACCCAGGAAAGCCGATCAAGAGCGGCGACCCTAAGCCAACACAATCCGTCGCCATGGTTCCTGGTGGTAACCCCGGTGGCGGTGCAGGTCGAGAAGTCGAGACCTCTGGTGCTGCTGCTCAGGGTGGTTCGGGCGCACAGCAAACAGCTGCTGCCGGCAACGGCGGTAGCTCCTCAGGCCAGTTCATCCAGGGCGGATCCAGCAATGGCGGCAGTACCGGTGCTGCAACTGTTGTCCAGCCTGGTCTTGGTCGCATGGGCGGTTCAATCTGTGCCATTGTCGTTGCCATTCTCGGCTTGATGGCATTGTAA
- a CDS encoding TenA, putative transcription activator, whose protein sequence is MGRHANPDIRRAFAEFQDQDTPSKCNKVRCLHCGFVRAKNTTRQIEHLQECQPYLSSPEAQAHLLAQQQQNGTPVEQQNMAAPGPSQILNGQQPNPNLQVHRRGPNSKRPRDGQPIAPNIAMAPNIAPSLTSHLLTICSGPFAQATQHPFLSHSGCGSIGVGPLMQWLVQDGHYERAFMRFVSQLLGKVRLPSTPNSQFHPMYRTMDLLISALNNMRREMQFFEITATKYGLVLPMDPPSPITRALIDMFVNATSPSASLLEGMVALWGTEHCYRSAWQYAASFSPNVSTMSAEPHIVALHQALLPNWISPAFSKFVEASRALVDELANITTTRDGKEEMVRCEEIFRQTCWLAERIWPSVDGMGEEGENTGMGPPRASMAANVDTAMQTGLPIGINGNNMSAGMVNMHGNPVPNTSNNPAATRNSSVSSNMNGTPVNSNNNPRNAAVNSNMNSTPVNNQPRNASINSGMSAPQNSNTRNPSE, encoded by the exons ATGGGCAGACATGCCAACCCTGACATCCGACGTGCTTTTGCAGAGTTCCAGGATCAAGACACACCCTCGAAATGCAACAAAGTCCGCTGTCTTCACTGCGGCTTCGTGCGCGCAAAGAACACGACGCGGCAGATTGAGCATCTTCAGGAGTGTCAGCCATACCTCTCCTCGCCCGAGGCCCAGGCACACCTCCTCGCCCAACAGCAGCAGAATGGAACGCCCGTCGAGCAGCAAAACATGGCCGCTCCGGGCCCCAGCCAGATCCTCAATGGACAGCAACCAAATCCAAACCTTCAGGTACACCGGCGAGGTCCGAATAGTAAGCGGCCTCGCGACGGCCAGCCGATTGCGCCGAACATCGCCATGGCTCCCAATATCGCGCCCTCGCTGACCTCGCATCTCTTGACCATCTGCTCGGGGCCCTTTGCTCAGGCAACCCAGCATCCGTTTCTCTCTCACTCGGGCTGCGGCTCCATAGGCGTAGGACCGTTGATGCAATGGCTGGTCCAGGATGGCCATTACGAGCGCGCCTTCATGCGCTTCGTGAGCCAGCTGCTGGGCAAGGTCCGTCTTCCTTCGACGCCCAACTCGCAGTTCCATCCCATGTATCGGACCATGGATTTGCTCATTTCCGCCCTTAACAACATGCGACGCGAGATGCAGTTTTTCGAGATTACCGCGACAAAATACGGCCTTGTCCTGCCCATGGACCCACCTTCCCCCATCACTCGCGCCCTGATTGACATGTTTGTGAACGCAACTAGTCCGAGCGCGTCACTTTTGGAAGGCATGGTCGCTTTATGGGGGACCGAGCAT TGCTACCGCAGCGCCTGGCAATATGCTGCATCCTTCTCCCCAAACGTCTCCACCATGTCCGCCGAACCCCACATTGTCGCCCTCCACCAAGCCCTCCTGCCAAACTGGATATCCCCCGCCTTTAGCAAATTCGTCGAAGCCTCGCGCGCCCTCGTCGATGAGCTCGCCAATATAACAACCACACGCGACGGCAAAGAGGAAATGGTAAGGTGTGAAGAAATCTTCCGCCAAACTTGCTGGCTAGCCGAGCGCATCTGGCCGAGCGTCGATGGCATGGGCGAAGAGGGTGAGAACACAGGCATGGGTCCACCCAGGGCATCCATGGCAGCAAATGTGGACACCGCCATGCAAACTGGCCTGCCAATCGGCATAAATGGCAACAACATGTCGGCCGGCATGGTCAATATGCATGGCAATCCCGTTCCCAACACCAGCAACAACCCCGCCGCCACCAGAAACAGCAGCGTCAGCTCAAACATGAACGGAACCCCCGTCAATAGCAACAATAACCCCCGCAATGCAGCCGTAAACTCCAATATGAACAGTACCCCTGTGAACAATCAGCCACGAAACGCTAGCATCAACAGCGGCATGAGTGCGCCTCAAAACAGCAATACCCGCAACCCAAGC GAATAG
- a CDS encoding Peptidase-S28 domain containing protein gives MRYLSSVAALALAMLPGSHANFLLKQREAALRAELGLRADGTPLESASIHRLTARDDPVVPTQYIELPIDHFGKNNGTFRNRYWVNTAGYKPGGPIFVYDMTETSKDTDPDLTLGPRLLNDNAVFKQLIHEFNGIGILWEHRGYGKSWHVPITNRSTPRDLEFITFENALEDLVVFAEQFSVKGINETLTPDQRPWIHYGGSSGAVRAAVLRNKRPGTIYAAWASSAPLQNVVDFNQYFDGVWDGMVAFGFGNCTQDIRAVVRYVDHVLDTGNEDEKAKLKARFLGLSGAHNPDRLFAETWNSLTLDYQGQGMDGSSLSLRDFCDHISTDPATKQVAPKEGWAATKGIEWTLSKWTEYTPYLDQVNTFFNTTCTGNDTLTNDCTFDQGLTDPGSVVYMWQTCTQIGAFQGANVGDKQLIPKANTLENMLEQCNYLWPDRQGILPVRPKSDELNRYTGGWHIRPANTFFTYGEYEPWLPLGITSKRSDAPKNVTITTEIPKCNVPDEHRVFGSILKDQIHCYDVISRITNPVVLEARALFKQALRQWLTCFVPKKKHQKKWIS, from the coding sequence ATGCGGTACCTGTCATCAGTCGCAGCGCTCGCACTTGCGATGTTGCCTGGCTCGCATGCGAATTTTCTTCTCAAGCAGAGGGAGGCCGCTCTGAGGGCTGAACTAGGACTTCGTGCTGACGGTACTCCCCTCGAATCAGCATCTATCCATCGTCTCACCGCCAGAGACGACCCCGTCGTCCCGACGCAATACATCGAACTCCCGATTGACCATTTCGGCAAAAACAACGGCACCTTTCGCAATCGGTACTGGGTCAATACGGCCGGATATAAACCTGGCGGTCCTATCTTCGTATACGACATGACCGAGACGTCTAAAGACACAGACCCAGACTTAACTCTGGGCCCAAGGCTTCTAAATGACAATGCTGTCTTCAAGCAACTTATCCACGAGTTCAATGGCATTGGCATTCTATGGGAACATCGAGGATATGGGAAATCCTGGCACGTCCCCATCACCAATCGCTCAACACCCAGAGATCTTGAGTTTATAACGTTTGAGAATGCACTCGAGGATTTGGTCGTGTTTGCCGAGCAATTCAGCGTGAAGGGTATCAACGAGACTCTGACACCGGACCAAAGACCCTGGATTCATTACGGAGGCTCTTCGGGTGCCGTACGCGCTGCTGTATTGCGAAACAAGCGACCTGGTACCATATACGCAGCCTGGGCTTCTTCTGCTCCGTTGCAAAATGTGGTTGACTTTAATCAATACTTTGACGGAGTCTGGGATGGTATGGTAGCCTTCGGTTTCGGCAACTGTACACAGGATATCAGGGCTGTTGTGCGGTACGTCGACCACGTTCTCGACACTGGGAACGAGGATGAAAAAGCCAAGCTTAAAGCGCGTTTCCTCGGATTGAGTGGAGCCCACAATCCAGATCGACTTTTTGCTGAAACCTGGAACTCCTTGACCCTCGACTACCAGGGCCAAGGTATGGACGGCTCAAGTCTTAGTCTTCGCGACTTCTGTGATCACATCTCCACGGATCCGGCGACGAAGCAAGTCGCACCAAAGGAAGGCTGGGCTGCTACCAAGGGCATCGAATGGACACTGTCGAAATGGACGGAATACACACCATATCTAGACCAGGTCAACACATTCTTCAACACCACGTGTACGGGTAATGACACGTTAACCAACGACTGCACTTTCGACCAAGGCCTCACCGATCCGGGCAGTGTCGTGTATATGTGGCAGACTTGCACGCAGATCGGCGCGTTCCAGGGTGCCAACGTTGGTGACAAACAACTCATCCCCAAGGCCAACACGCTTGAGAACATGCTCGAGCAGTGCAACTATCTATGGCCAGATCGACAGGGCATCCTTCCCGTCCGACCCAAGTCCGACGAACTCAACCGCTATACCGGTGGCTGGCACATTCGCCCCGCCAACACGTTCTTCACTTATGGCGAGTATGAGCCTTGGCTGCCTCTTGGCATTACATCCAAGCGATCAGATGCGCCCAAGAATGTGACGATTACCACGGAGATCCCAAAGTGCAATGTGCCTGATGAACACAGGGTCTTCGGTTCGATTCTCAAAGACCAGATCCATTGTTACGATGTCATTAGTCGGATCACCAACCCTGTGGTATTGGAAGCAAGGGCACTGTTCAAGCAAGCACTGAGGCAATGGCTGACCTGCTTTGTGCCCAAGAAGAAGCACCAAAAGAAGTGGATCTCGTAG